In the Longimicrobium sp. genome, TCCGTAGTTTCTATTCAGGAGCCGCCGCGCGGAACCGTCGAAACGACGAGATCCCGGGCGGCGACGAAGGATCTGCGGGTGGGGTCCGAGCGTGGGCCTGGCTGACGCTCGAGTCCCACCCGCAGATCCTTCGGGCGCACAAGCTCTCGTGCAGACGCGGCTTCGGTGTGTGCGCCCTCAGGATGACAACGTTTCCATGGGGCGGGTGGATAATACCGGATCCGGACGATCGGTTGCCTGTCTGCTGTCATCCTGAGACCCGGTCACACCGGACCAGCATCACCCGAATGGCGGCAGGGCCGAAGGATCTACTCACCCTGGCAGGTGGGTTGGGCGCGGTAGCGGCACGGATGCCTGCTTGCCTTCATCCTTCAGTGTTCAACCGGATCGGGTATAGCACCCCTTGCGGTGCCGCCGTCCGGATCTGTCCCAGCCCGCCCCGCTTGCGCTCCCCACCGCGGCGCCGATAGCCTTCATCCGTCCCCAGGTGCAGTCCCCACCGGAGGTTGCATGCGCGTACACGGCACCCCCTACCGCACCGTCTGGCTCGACGACGGCGCGGTCCGGCTGATCGACCAGAACCGGCTCCCGTTCGAGTTCGCGCTCGTCTCCTGCGCGGACCACCGCGAGACGGCCGCCGCCATCCGCGAGATGACGGTGCGCGGGGCGCCGGCGATCGGCGCGGCGGCGGGATTCGCGCTGGCGCAGGCGCTACGCGAGGCGCCCGCGGGAGACCCGTGGCCGTACGCGCGCCAGGCCCGCGCGGTGATCGAGGCCACCCGCCCCACGGCGCGCGACCTCTTCCACGCCGTGGAGCGCGTCTGGGCCGCCGCCGAGGCCGCCCCGCACCCGGGCGCCGTGGCGGAGGCCGCCCTCCGCGCCGCGCGGGCGTTCGCGGACGAGAGCGCGGAGAGCTGCCGGCGGATCGGCGAGCACGGGGCGCCGCTGGTCGCCGACGGCGCGCGCGTGCTCACCCACTGCAACGCCGGGTGGCTGGCCACGGTGGACTACGGCACCGCGCTGGCGCCCGTCTACCTGGCCGCCCAGGCGGGGAAGCGGGTGCACGTGTGGGTGGACGAGACGCGGCCGCGGGCGCAGGGGGCGCGGCTCACCGCCTGGGAGCTGGCCGGCGAGGGCGTCCCCCACGCCGTGATCGCCGACAACGCCGCCGCCTGGCTGATGAGCCGCGGCGAGGTGGACCTGGTGATCGTCGGCGCCGACCGCGTGGCCGCCAACGGCGACGTGGTCAACAAGGTGGGCACTCTCGCCAAGGCCGTCTGCGCGCGCGAGTTCGGCATCCCCTTCTACGTCGCCGTCCCCCCGTCGACCTTCGACGCGGCGGTGCCGGACGGGGCCGCGGTGACCATCGAGGAGCGCTCGGAAGACGAGGTGCACTACCAGACCGGGCCCGACGAGGAGGGGACGCTGCGCCGCGTGCGGGTGACGGCCCCCGGCTGCGCGGCGCGCAACCCGGCGTTCGACGTCACTCCCGCGCGCCTGGTGGCCGGCTACGTCACCGAGCGCGGCGTCTTCCGCGGCGGCGAGCTGCCGGCGGAGGTCTTCCCCGCCCCGGCCGCGCTCGCCGGATCCTCGACCCCTGGCCCGCAGCGCTGAGACCGGTCCCGCAGCCCTGGGCTCCCACCGCCGCTCGCGGCGGCGGTGTCCCAGGTTTGCAAATCATTCTTCATTGTCCAAACCGTGGCCGCGGCGCAATTTGTCGGAGGTTGATCCAGTTCCGCTGTTCATCTCCTCTCAAACACCCCGCTGGATCACCACCTCACGCGGAGGATCAGCCCATGATCCGCACCGTCCTCTTCTCTTCCGCCGCCGTGCTGCTGGCGGGCGCTCTCGGCTGCGACGAGGCGGCGCCGACCTCGACCGCGCCGGCGGGCCCGCCTCCCGCGCTGCTCTCCGCCGGCCCGCACATGGGCGTGCGGGGCGTCGAGAGCATCGGCACGCTGGGGTGGGACCACGGGTTCGGGTTCGAGATCAACGAGTCCGGCGAGGTCGCCGGCCGCACGGACCTGGGCCCGCCCAACGCGCCGACGGCGACCCGCGCCGTGTTCTGGTCGCCCCGCACGGGCGCGCTGGACCTGGGCACCCTCGGCGGCGCGAGCTCCGAGACGCGGGCCCTGAACAACCGCGGCATGGTGGTCGGCCTGGCGCAGAAGCCCGGCGACGTCGGATTCCAGCAGCGGCACCCCACGGTCTGGAAGGTCGGCCCGCAGGGAGTGGAGACGATCGAGCTCGGCCCGTTCGTCCAGGGGCAGGCCGAAGACGTGAACGACCAGGGGCTGGTGGTGGGCTGGTCCGCCACGTCGGTGTTCGGGCCGCCGACGGCGTTCCGCTGGACCGAGACGGGCGGGTTCGACTGCCTTCCGCCCCTCGGCGCCGGGCCCGGCGGCGGGCGGAGCCAGGCGGCCGGGGTGAACGCGATCGGCGACATCGTGGGCAACAGCACCGTGTCGGCCCCCTTCTTCGACCACGCGGTGGTCTGGTGGCGGAACGGCGAGGTGACCGACATCGGCAGCATGGGGGCCAACACCACGGCCCGCTCCATCAACCTCCACGGCGAGGTGGCGGGCTTCGGCCAGCCGTGCCCCGGCTGCCCGCAGCACGCGTTCTACTGGAGCGCGGAGGACGGGATCATCGACCTGGGCACCTTCGGCGGCTTCCGCAGCTTCGCCTTCGAGATCGACAACCACGGCCGGGTGGCCGGCTGGTACGAGACCCCCGATTTCGTGAGGCACGCCTTCGTCTGGCACAAGGAGACCGGCAAGGTCGACCTGCCTACGCTGGGCGGGCCCAGCGCGAGCACGGGCAGCATCAACGCCCGGGGCCAGGTGACCGGCCGCGCCGAGGACGCCACGGGCGTCATCCACGCCGTGATCTGGCAGCTGGGGCCGGATTCTCCCTGACACAGCGATCCTCGCGATGGAAGAAGGGGCCAGTCTCGCGGCTGGCCCCTTTTCTCGTCGGGGGATGCAGAGCCGGCGCGCGCGCCTTAGCTTGCTCCCTTCGCTTCGCCGCACGCCCCGGACGACGATCCCAGGATGACCGACCTCGCCTCGCCCCGCACCCAGACGCCGGCTTCCCCCGCCGAGGAGCCGCTGGACGCGCTCGTGCGCTTCTCGCGGCTGGTGGGGGCCGACCCCTCGCTGGTGCTGCGCGGCGGGGGGAACACGTCGCTGAAGGTGGAAGAGGCGGACGTGCTCGGGCGGCCCCAGCGCGTGCTGCGCGTGAAGGGGAGCGGCTCCGACCTGGCCTCCATCCGCCGCGCCGACTTCGCGGGGGTGCGGCTGGACGACGTGCTCCCGCTCTTCGCCCGCGGCGACATGAGCGACGAGGAGATGGTGGCGTACCTGGCGCGCTGCCTGACCGACCCGGCCTCGCCGCGGCCCTCGATCGAGACGCTGCTGCACGCCTTCATCCCCGCCGCGGCCGTCTTCCACTCCCACGCCGACGCGGTGCTGGCGCTGGTGAACACGCCCGATCCCGGGCGCCTGCTGGACGACGCGTTCGGCGGCGCGGTGCTGCGCATCCCCTACCGCCGCCCCGGCTTCCTGCTCTCGAAGGAGGTGGGCGAGGCGGTGCGCGCGCGGCCCGACGCGCTGGGGCTCGTCCTGCTCAACCACGGCGCCGTCACCTGGGGCGAGACGGCGGAGGAGGCGTACCGGCGCCACCTGGAGCTGGTCGCCCGCGCGCGGGAGCACGTCGAGTCGAAGTCGGGCGCGAAGGTGTTCGTGGCGGATTCGCGCTTCGCGATGGAGGGCGAGGCGCGGCGGAAGGCGGCGGCGGCGCTGGCCCCGGCGATCCGCGG is a window encoding:
- the mtnA gene encoding S-methyl-5-thioribose-1-phosphate isomerase produces the protein MRVHGTPYRTVWLDDGAVRLIDQNRLPFEFALVSCADHRETAAAIREMTVRGAPAIGAAAGFALAQALREAPAGDPWPYARQARAVIEATRPTARDLFHAVERVWAAAEAAPHPGAVAEAALRAARAFADESAESCRRIGEHGAPLVADGARVLTHCNAGWLATVDYGTALAPVYLAAQAGKRVHVWVDETRPRAQGARLTAWELAGEGVPHAVIADNAAAWLMSRGEVDLVIVGADRVAANGDVVNKVGTLAKAVCAREFGIPFYVAVPPSTFDAAVPDGAAVTIEERSEDEVHYQTGPDEEGTLRRVRVTAPGCAARNPAFDVTPARLVAGYVTERGVFRGGELPAEVFPAPAALAGSSTPGPQR